A stretch of the Glutamicibacter sp. JL.03c genome encodes the following:
- a CDS encoding amidohydrolase: MNEYDNVASVSDFTEPLIDQLIDFRRELHRNPELSFAEHQTTRRILETLQAAGLSPQKMTSTGAFVDIGQGPIRIAFRADIDALPVIEETDLEYASLVEGVAHACGHDIHTTVMLGVALSLGKLDEAGLLNGRVRVIFQPAEEKLPGGALSVIEQGLLDEVPRVLALHCDPRIDAGHIGTRIGAITSASDTIRIEVNGRGGHTSRPHLTEDIVFAMSQIATQVPAVLGRKVDVRSAVSVVWGQIHAGSAPNAIPATGYLAGTMRCLDGDIWYEAGELLDNAVRQIAAPYGVEIKLQHTRGVPPVVNAPAETALIEDAARREFGADAIELTPQSMGGEDFAWMTQKVPGAMLRLGTRTPGGKTYDLHRGDYMPDESCIGIGVRIMTAAAMRAVREANTK, translated from the coding sequence GTGAATGAATATGACAATGTTGCCTCCGTCAGCGACTTCACCGAGCCGTTAATCGATCAGCTGATCGACTTCCGGCGCGAGCTGCACCGGAATCCGGAACTGTCCTTTGCGGAACACCAAACGACTCGACGCATCCTCGAAACGCTGCAGGCCGCCGGGCTCTCGCCGCAGAAGATGACCAGCACCGGCGCCTTTGTCGATATCGGGCAGGGGCCGATCCGGATTGCCTTCCGCGCGGATATCGATGCCCTGCCGGTCATCGAGGAAACCGACCTGGAGTACGCCTCCCTGGTCGAGGGAGTGGCGCACGCTTGCGGCCACGACATCCACACCACGGTGATGCTGGGCGTCGCCCTGTCCCTGGGCAAGCTCGATGAGGCGGGCCTGCTGAATGGACGCGTCCGCGTCATCTTCCAGCCGGCCGAGGAAAAGCTGCCAGGCGGCGCGCTGTCGGTGATAGAACAGGGACTGCTTGACGAAGTGCCACGCGTGCTGGCGCTGCACTGCGACCCGAGGATCGATGCCGGGCATATCGGCACCCGCATCGGCGCGATCACCTCGGCCAGCGACACCATCCGCATCGAAGTCAACGGGCGCGGCGGGCACACCTCGCGTCCGCATCTGACCGAAGACATCGTTTTTGCCATGAGCCAGATCGCCACGCAGGTCCCTGCGGTGCTCGGCCGAAAGGTCGACGTGCGTTCGGCGGTGTCAGTGGTGTGGGGACAAATCCATGCCGGCAGCGCCCCGAACGCCATCCCTGCCACCGGCTACCTTGCCGGAACCATGCGCTGCCTCGACGGGGACATCTGGTACGAGGCGGGCGAGCTGCTGGACAACGCGGTACGCCAGATCGCTGCGCCGTATGGCGTGGAAATCAAGCTGCAGCACACCCGCGGCGTGCCGCCGGTGGTGAACGCCCCGGCAGAGACGGCGCTGATCGAGGATGCGGCACGTCGCGAGTTCGGCGCGGACGCGATCGAGCTGACTCCGCAGTCCATGGGCGGGGAGGACTTCGCCTGGATGACCCAGAAGGTTCCAGGGGCCATGCTGCGCCTGGGCACCCGGACCCCGGGCGGCAAGACCTATGACCTGCACCGCGGGGATTACATGCCTGATGAATCCTGCATTGGCATCGGCGTGCGCATCATGACCGCGGCCGCCATGCGGGCTGTTCGCGAAGCCAATACCAAATAG
- a CDS encoding ABC transporter ATP-binding protein has product MKLELRGISKAFGSFYANKNIDLMVDDAQIHCLLGENGAGKSTLMNVLYGLYQPTEGEILLDGNPVEFSGPGDAMAAGIGMVHQHFMLVPVFTVAENIALGAETTKAGGVLDLQVTRKKIREISDRYGFDVDPDAVVEDLPVGVQQRVEIIKALVREAKILILDEPTAVLTPQETDELLEIMRQLKANGTSIVFISHKLREVRAVSDVITVIRRGEVIDSVSPQSSTTELANLMVGRAVELNLNKAPATPGEAVLQVKDLTVVDPAGTTTLDSVNFEIHAGEILAVAGVQGNGQTELTEAILGTQPVTGGSVKLAGKELVGKSVKQVLRSGVGFVPEDRSVHGLVTEFSIEENLVLDLYDRAPFGKGISMNLEAIKKNATTQIKDFDVRTDNPLNPASSLSGGNQQKVVMARELSRDLQLFIASQPTRGVDVGSIEFLHRRIVAERDKGTPVMIVSTELDEVMELADRIAVLYKGKINGIVPGNTSREVLGLMMAGVSAEEAAAQAEFTKSDNEPVEAAPAGERSEHQEGEDQ; this is encoded by the coding sequence GTGAAACTCGAACTACGGGGAATCTCGAAAGCCTTCGGTTCTTTCTACGCCAACAAGAATATTGACCTGATGGTCGATGACGCCCAGATTCACTGTCTGCTCGGCGAAAACGGTGCTGGAAAATCCACGCTTATGAACGTGCTCTACGGTCTGTACCAACCGACCGAGGGCGAAATCCTGCTTGATGGGAACCCCGTCGAGTTCTCCGGACCAGGCGATGCCATGGCCGCCGGAATCGGCATGGTGCACCAGCACTTCATGCTGGTCCCGGTATTCACCGTGGCCGAGAATATCGCCCTCGGAGCCGAAACCACCAAGGCCGGCGGCGTGCTGGACCTGCAAGTCACCCGCAAGAAGATCCGCGAAATCTCCGACCGCTACGGATTCGACGTCGACCCGGACGCCGTGGTCGAGGATCTGCCGGTCGGCGTACAGCAGCGCGTGGAAATCATCAAGGCCCTGGTGCGCGAGGCCAAGATCCTCATCCTCGATGAGCCCACCGCGGTGCTGACCCCGCAGGAAACCGACGAGCTGCTGGAGATCATGCGCCAGCTCAAGGCCAACGGCACCTCCATTGTCTTCATCTCGCACAAGCTGCGTGAAGTGCGCGCCGTCTCCGACGTCATCACCGTGATCCGCCGCGGCGAAGTCATCGACTCGGTCTCCCCCCAATCCTCCACCACCGAGCTGGCCAACCTGATGGTGGGCCGCGCCGTGGAACTGAACCTGAACAAGGCGCCAGCCACCCCGGGCGAGGCGGTGTTGCAGGTCAAGGACCTGACGGTCGTCGACCCGGCCGGCACCACCACGCTGGACTCGGTCAACTTCGAGATCCATGCTGGCGAGATCCTTGCCGTCGCCGGCGTGCAGGGCAACGGGCAAACCGAACTCACCGAAGCCATCTTGGGCACCCAGCCGGTCACCGGCGGCTCGGTCAAGCTGGCCGGCAAGGAACTGGTCGGCAAGTCCGTCAAGCAGGTGCTGCGCTCGGGCGTCGGATTCGTTCCCGAAGACCGCTCCGTGCACGGCTTGGTCACCGAATTCTCCATCGAGGAGAACCTGGTGCTCGACCTCTACGACCGCGCCCCGTTCGGCAAGGGCATCTCGATGAATCTGGAGGCCATCAAGAAGAACGCGACGACGCAGATCAAGGACTTCGACGTACGCACCGACAATCCGCTGAACCCGGCCTCCAGCCTCTCTGGCGGCAACCAGCAGAAGGTCGTCATGGCCCGCGAGCTGTCCCGCGATCTGCAGCTGTTCATCGCCTCCCAGCCAACCCGCGGCGTGGACGTGGGTTCCATCGAGTTCCTGCACCGCCGCATTGTCGCAGAACGCGACAAGGGCACCCCGGTGATGATCGTGTCCACCGAGCTGGACGAAGTCATGGAACTGGCCGACCGCATCGCGGTGCTCTACAAGGGCAAAATCAACGGCATCGTCCCGGGCAACACCTCCCGCGAGGTCCTCGGTTTGATGATGGCCGGCGTCTCGGCCGAAGAAGCCGCAGCACAAGCAGAATTTACCAAGTCAGATAACGAGCCCGTGGAAGCGGCCCCGGCTGGCGAGCGCAGCGAACACCAGGAAGGAGAAGACCAGTGA
- a CDS encoding ABC transporter permease translates to MSETKAPVIPDSGNTGNDLFKKITQGPGLVSVLGVIVALVIGGLLIAITDEKVAQSAGYFFARPTDFLSELWRAATESYVALFNGAIYNSAQGFKPFLETLTVSTPLICAGLGVAVAFRAGLFNIGAQGQIIIGSVLAAYVGFAWHLPLGLHLLLVIVFGLIGGAIWGGLVGLLKAKTGAHEVILTIMFNYVAVYFIDFLMNTQAFRRPGETNPISPILDSTAVFPSIPGSRLHLGFVMAVLLVILVSWMFKRSTVGFEFRAVGHNPEAAKTAGINVARSTIIAMALAGALAGAAGVAQVAGTEKVLTSGIAGSLGFDAITVALLGRSTPWGTFFAGLLFGAFQAGAVNMQITTGTPIDIVSVVQSLIVLFIAAPPLVKAIFGMNRKKKRSPKLETTQAGAK, encoded by the coding sequence GTGAGCGAAACCAAAGCACCGGTCATTCCCGACTCCGGCAACACGGGCAACGACCTGTTCAAGAAGATCACCCAGGGGCCGGGACTGGTTTCGGTTCTCGGCGTGATCGTCGCGCTGGTGATCGGCGGCCTATTGATCGCCATCACCGATGAGAAGGTCGCCCAGAGTGCCGGGTACTTCTTCGCCCGGCCCACCGACTTCCTCTCCGAGCTGTGGCGCGCTGCCACCGAAAGCTACGTGGCACTGTTCAACGGCGCCATCTACAACTCGGCCCAGGGCTTCAAGCCCTTCCTGGAAACCCTGACCGTTTCCACGCCGCTGATCTGCGCCGGCCTCGGCGTGGCCGTGGCTTTCCGCGCGGGCCTGTTCAACATCGGCGCCCAGGGCCAGATCATCATCGGCTCGGTCCTGGCCGCCTACGTAGGCTTCGCGTGGCACCTGCCGCTGGGCCTGCACCTGCTGCTGGTCATCGTCTTCGGCCTGATCGGCGGCGCCATCTGGGGCGGGCTGGTCGGCTTGCTCAAGGCCAAAACCGGCGCCCACGAAGTGATCTTGACGATCATGTTCAACTATGTTGCGGTGTACTTCATCGACTTCCTGATGAATACCCAGGCCTTCCGCCGTCCAGGCGAAACCAACCCGATTTCGCCGATCCTGGACTCCACCGCGGTCTTCCCGTCCATCCCCGGATCCCGCCTGCACCTGGGCTTCGTGATGGCCGTACTGCTGGTCATCCTGGTCTCCTGGATGTTCAAGCGCTCCACCGTGGGCTTCGAATTCCGCGCCGTGGGACATAACCCCGAGGCAGCTAAGACCGCCGGCATCAACGTGGCCCGCAGCACCATCATCGCCATGGCGTTGGCTGGCGCCTTGGCCGGCGCCGCCGGTGTCGCCCAGGTGGCAGGCACCGAAAAGGTGCTCACCAGCGGCATCGCCGGTTCGCTGGGCTTCGACGCGATCACCGTGGCGCTGCTGGGCCGCTCCACCCCGTGGGGCACCTTCTTCGCTGGCCTGCTCTTCGGCGCATTCCAGGCCGGCGCGGTGAACATGCAGATCACCACCGGCACCCCGATCGACATCGTCTCGGTGGTGCAGTCGCTGATCGTGCTGTTCATCGCCGCCCCTCCACTGGTCAAGGCGATCTTCGGCATGAACCGCAAGAAGAAGCGCAGCCCTAAGCTCGAAACTACCCAGGCAGGTGCCAAGTGA
- a CDS encoding GMC family oxidoreductase, with amino-acid sequence MQEFDYIVIGGGSAGAAVAARLSEDPSVQVALVEAGPDDRNHDEVLQLDRWMELLESGLDWDYPIEEQENGNSFMRHARAKVMGGCSSHNSCIAFWAPREDIDEWESKFGAAGWNSDMAYRLYKKLETNEDAGPDAPHHGDSGPVKLMNVPANDPCGVALLDACEQAGIPRAKFNNNQTVLNGANFFQINRRADGTRSSSSVSYIHPILQRENFTLLTGLQARKLNFDQDKRCTGVDVVDGAFGRTTTLTARREVVLSAGAIDSPKLLMLSGIGPAEHLESVGVKVLVDAPGVGEHLQDHPEGVIQWEAKQPMTETSTQWWEIGIFTPTREGLDRPDLMMHYGSVPFDMHTLRQGYPTGENTFCLTPNVTHAKSRGTVRLRSCDFRDKPKVDPRYFTDAEGHDARVMIAGIRKAREIVAQSALGEWAGEEQFPGQQTQSDEEIFDYIKRTHNTVYHPAGTVRMGAEDDQLSPLDPQLRVKGVSGLRVADASVMPELVTVNPNITVMMIGERCAELIREN; translated from the coding sequence GTGCAGGAATTCGATTACATCGTTATCGGCGGCGGTTCTGCCGGAGCAGCGGTCGCAGCGCGGCTGAGTGAAGACCCATCGGTGCAGGTGGCCCTCGTGGAGGCCGGTCCCGACGACCGCAATCATGATGAAGTGCTCCAGCTGGACCGGTGGATGGAGCTGCTGGAATCGGGCCTCGACTGGGACTACCCGATCGAGGAGCAGGAGAACGGCAACTCGTTCATGCGCCACGCCCGCGCCAAGGTCATGGGCGGCTGCTCCAGCCATAACTCGTGCATCGCCTTCTGGGCCCCGCGCGAGGACATCGATGAGTGGGAGTCGAAGTTCGGCGCGGCCGGCTGGAACTCCGACATGGCCTACCGGCTCTACAAGAAGCTGGAAACCAATGAGGATGCAGGCCCCGATGCCCCGCACCACGGGGACAGCGGTCCGGTGAAGCTGATGAATGTGCCGGCCAATGACCCATGCGGCGTGGCCCTGCTGGATGCCTGCGAGCAGGCGGGCATTCCGCGCGCCAAGTTCAACAACAACCAGACGGTGCTCAACGGGGCGAACTTCTTCCAGATCAACCGCCGTGCCGATGGCACCCGTTCCTCGTCGTCGGTCTCCTACATCCACCCGATCCTTCAGCGCGAGAACTTCACCCTGCTCACCGGCCTGCAGGCCAGGAAGCTGAACTTCGACCAGGACAAGCGCTGCACCGGCGTTGACGTGGTGGACGGCGCGTTCGGACGGACCACGACGCTCACTGCCCGGCGCGAGGTGGTGCTCAGCGCCGGAGCCATCGATTCGCCGAAGCTGCTGATGCTCTCGGGCATCGGCCCCGCCGAGCACCTGGAATCCGTGGGTGTCAAGGTCCTGGTCGACGCCCCGGGCGTGGGCGAGCACCTGCAGGATCACCCCGAGGGGGTCATCCAGTGGGAGGCGAAGCAGCCGATGACCGAAACCTCCACCCAGTGGTGGGAGATCGGCATCTTCACCCCGACCCGGGAAGGCCTGGACCGCCCGGATCTGATGATGCACTACGGTTCGGTGCCTTTTGACATGCACACCCTGCGCCAGGGCTACCCGACCGGCGAGAACACCTTCTGCCTGACCCCGAACGTCACCCATGCGAAGTCGAGGGGAACCGTGCGGCTGCGCAGCTGCGATTTCCGCGACAAGCCGAAGGTCGACCCGCGGTACTTCACCGACGCCGAAGGGCATGACGCCCGGGTGATGATCGCCGGGATCCGCAAGGCCCGCGAGATCGTGGCGCAGTCTGCGCTGGGCGAGTGGGCCGGGGAAGAGCAGTTCCCGGGACAGCAGACGCAGAGCGATGAAGAGATCTTCGACTACATCAAGCGCACCCACAACACCGTGTACCACCCGGCCGGCACGGTGCGCATGGGGGCTGAGGATGATCAGCTGAGCCCGCTGGATCCTCAGCTGCGGGTCAAGGGCGTGAGCGGATTGCGTGTCGCCGATGCGTCGGTGATGCCGGAGCTGGTCACGGTCAACCCGAATATCACGGTGATGATGATTGGCGAGCGTTGCGCTGAGCTGATCCGCGAAAACTAG
- a CDS encoding ABC transporter permease produces the protein MTSSTLQPAISVLPSKKTSIILSVIAVIVFLCFGLMGNSDSAHFQLNSAGDAFELPELVFPGKASNIVIGLLLLGIAAYSWIQRKKGQTLATWMIAIAAILFVLSFLIWVVSGADITTISLASLLAGAVVLAVPLVFGSLSGVLCERAGVVNIAIEGQLLGGAFTAALVSSLTKNAFLGLIAAGIAGALVSLVLALFSIKYVVNQIIVGVVLNVLVSGITGFLFTTVMQEDPELFNSPVHLPVIEIPLLSAIPVLGPILFKQSVIGYLMYLAVFIVWFGLFKTKWGLRVRAVGEHPKAADTLGIKVNRTRFVNVTLGGIVAGIGGSFFTLVAIDSFTKEISGGRGFIALAAVIFGRWNPIGAFLAALLFGFADNLQVILTIIGTPVPSQFMAMMPYLVTIFAVAGLVGRSRGPAAAGEPYVKE, from the coding sequence GTGACCTCTTCCACCTTGCAACCAGCAATCAGCGTATTGCCGAGCAAGAAGACCTCGATCATCCTCTCGGTGATCGCAGTGATCGTCTTCTTGTGCTTCGGCCTGATGGGCAATAGCGACAGCGCCCACTTCCAGCTCAACAGCGCCGGCGACGCGTTCGAGCTGCCGGAACTGGTATTCCCGGGCAAGGCCAGCAACATCGTCATCGGCCTGCTGCTGCTGGGCATCGCCGCGTACTCCTGGATCCAGCGCAAGAAGGGCCAGACCCTGGCCACCTGGATGATCGCCATCGCCGCCATCCTCTTTGTGCTCTCCTTCCTGATCTGGGTCGTCTCCGGTGCGGATATCACGACCATTTCGCTGGCCAGCCTGCTCGCCGGTGCCGTGGTGCTGGCCGTGCCGCTGGTCTTCGGTTCCCTCTCGGGTGTGCTGTGCGAACGAGCCGGCGTGGTCAACATCGCTATCGAAGGCCAGCTGCTCGGCGGCGCCTTCACCGCGGCGCTGGTGTCCTCGCTGACCAAGAATGCATTCCTGGGCCTGATCGCCGCAGGCATCGCCGGCGCACTGGTCTCCCTGGTGCTGGCCTTGTTCTCCATCAAGTACGTGGTCAACCAGATCATCGTCGGCGTGGTGCTCAACGTGCTGGTTTCGGGCATCACCGGCTTCCTGTTCACCACCGTGATGCAGGAAGATCCGGAGCTGTTCAACTCGCCGGTGCACCTGCCGGTCATCGAGATTCCGCTGCTCTCGGCCATCCCGGTGCTCGGACCGATCCTGTTCAAGCAGTCGGTCATCGGCTACCTGATGTACCTGGCAGTGTTCATCGTCTGGTTCGGGCTGTTCAAGACCAAGTGGGGCCTGCGCGTCCGCGCCGTGGGCGAGCACCCGAAGGCCGCCGACACCCTGGGCATCAAGGTCAACCGCACCCGCTTCGTCAATGTCACCCTCGGTGGCATCGTGGCCGGCATCGGCGGCTCCTTCTTCACCCTGGTGGCCATCGACTCGTTCACCAAGGAAATCTCCGGTGGCCGCGGCTTCATCGCCCTGGCCGCGGTGATCTTCGGACGCTGGAATCCGATCGGAGCCTTCCTGGCGGCGCTGCTCTTCGGCTTCGCCGATAACCTGCAGGTTATCCTGACCATCATCGGCACCCCGGTGCCAAGCCAGTTCATGGCGATGATGCCTTACCTCGTCACCATCTTCGCCGTGGCCGGACTGGTGGGACGCTCCCGCGGCCCGGCGGCCGCCGGCGAACCCTATGTGAAGGAATAA
- a CDS encoding aldehyde dehydrogenase family protein yields the protein MSFPSNQNPRLHGGQTLFINGVFEAASSGSTRAITCPANGVQVATVSEAGQADSERAIAAARTSFDSGVWSQVPAGQRGDFLLKVAQKLVERKDEFALAETLDTGKRLVESEIDMDDITACFRYFGKLAGADAGRLVDAGDANVLSRISYEPVGVAAMITPWNYPLLQAAWKIAPALAAGCSFVLKPAELSPSTAILMMEILDELGLPAGVANLVTGTGAEAGAILSEHRDVDLVSFTGGLATGRKVAAAAAGTVKKVALELGGKNPNVIFADADFDAAVDNALNAAFVHSGQVCSAGARLVVEETIAEKFVDELVRRARQITIGLPFDEHAETGALISEDHLAKVDAYVQAGIAEGARVRCGGRRATAEDGAGLESGSFYLPTVLDQVARGMSVVVDEAFGPVVTVETFSTEDEAVGIANDTDYGLAGAVWSQDASKTQRVAARLRHGTIWINDFHPYLPQAEWGGFGQSGVGRELGPTGLGEYQEAKHIYQNLAPQVTGWFK from the coding sequence ATGAGTTTTCCAAGCAACCAGAATCCGCGCCTGCACGGCGGGCAGACGCTGTTCATCAACGGCGTCTTCGAAGCAGCCAGCAGCGGCTCCACCCGTGCGATCACCTGCCCGGCCAACGGCGTCCAGGTCGCCACGGTCTCCGAGGCCGGCCAGGCCGACTCCGAGCGCGCCATCGCCGCGGCCCGCACGTCCTTCGACTCCGGAGTGTGGTCGCAGGTGCCCGCGGGGCAACGCGGCGACTTCCTGCTGAAGGTCGCCCAGAAGCTGGTGGAGCGCAAGGACGAATTCGCGCTGGCCGAAACCCTGGACACCGGCAAGCGGCTGGTGGAATCCGAAATTGATATGGATGACATCACCGCCTGTTTCCGCTACTTCGGCAAGCTGGCCGGAGCGGACGCCGGACGCCTGGTGGACGCGGGAGACGCGAACGTGCTCAGCCGGATCAGCTACGAGCCGGTGGGCGTGGCCGCGATGATCACCCCCTGGAACTACCCGCTGCTCCAGGCGGCATGGAAGATCGCCCCGGCGCTGGCTGCCGGCTGTTCCTTCGTGCTCAAGCCGGCAGAGCTCAGCCCTTCCACCGCGATCCTGATGATGGAGATCCTCGACGAGCTGGGCCTGCCAGCGGGCGTGGCCAACCTGGTGACCGGCACCGGTGCCGAAGCCGGCGCGATCCTCTCCGAGCACCGGGACGTCGACCTGGTGTCCTTCACCGGCGGCCTGGCCACCGGCCGCAAGGTGGCCGCGGCCGCTGCCGGCACGGTGAAGAAGGTCGCGCTGGAACTAGGCGGCAAGAACCCGAACGTCATCTTCGCCGATGCCGACTTCGACGCCGCGGTGGACAATGCGCTGAATGCTGCCTTCGTGCACTCCGGCCAGGTCTGCTCGGCCGGCGCCCGGCTGGTAGTGGAAGAAACCATCGCCGAGAAGTTCGTCGACGAGCTGGTGCGCCGGGCACGGCAGATCACCATCGGCCTGCCGTTCGATGAGCACGCCGAAACCGGCGCGCTGATCTCCGAAGACCACCTGGCCAAGGTGGACGCCTATGTGCAGGCGGGCATTGCCGAGGGGGCGCGCGTGCGCTGCGGCGGACGGCGGGCCACCGCCGAAGACGGCGCCGGCCTGGAGTCGGGCAGCTTCTACCTGCCCACCGTGCTGGATCAGGTCGCCCGCGGCATGTCGGTGGTCGTGGACGAAGCCTTCGGGCCGGTGGTCACCGTGGAAACCTTCAGCACCGAAGACGAGGCGGTGGGGATCGCCAACGACACCGACTACGGATTGGCCGGAGCGGTGTGGAGCCAGGACGCGTCCAAGACCCAGCGCGTGGCCGCCCGGCTGCGCCACGGCACCATCTGGATCAACGACTTCCACCCCTACCTGCCGCAGGCCGAATGGGGCGGCTTCGGCCAGTCGGGCGTAGGCCGCGAGCTGGGCCCCACCGGGCTGGGCGAATACCAGGAAGCCAAGCATATCTACCAGAACCTGGCCCCGCAGGTCACCGGTTGGTTCAAGTAA
- a CDS encoding BMP family lipoprotein produces the protein MRFVSRKTGVATAMLGISALALSACGAAPEESSSAGKYPDYVGCIVSDSGGFDDQSFNESSYRGLKNAEKDLGITIKEAESKSNADFATNLQGMMGASCNLTVTVGFLLADATADAAAKNPDSHFAIVDNQYEKNIENVKPIIYDTAQAAFLAGYAAAAASETGTVATFGGIQIPTVTIFMDGFADGVAKFNEDKGENVKLLGWDKKKQNGTFSGDFEKQDKGKQITKNFISAGADVIMPVAGPVGKGAGAAVAEANKGGEEAKLIWVDSDGYLTAPDYKEYMLTSVVKTMDQAVEDVIKADAEGNFDATPYVGTLENEGVALAPFHDFDSAIGEDTKKEIEALKAQIISGDLKVESAASPK, from the coding sequence ATGCGCTTCGTATCGCGCAAGACCGGTGTGGCCACGGCCATGCTCGGCATCTCGGCTTTGGCTTTGAGCGCCTGCGGCGCTGCACCGGAAGAGTCCAGCTCAGCTGGCAAATACCCCGATTACGTTGGCTGCATCGTTTCCGACTCCGGTGGATTCGACGACCAGTCCTTCAATGAGTCGTCCTACCGCGGCTTGAAGAACGCCGAAAAGGACCTGGGCATCACCATCAAGGAAGCCGAGTCGAAGTCCAACGCCGACTTCGCCACCAACCTCCAGGGCATGATGGGCGCAAGCTGCAACCTGACCGTCACCGTGGGCTTCCTGCTGGCTGACGCTACCGCAGATGCCGCAGCGAAGAACCCGGATTCGCATTTCGCCATCGTCGATAACCAGTACGAAAAGAACATCGAGAACGTCAAGCCGATCATCTACGACACGGCTCAGGCTGCCTTCCTCGCCGGCTACGCAGCAGCAGCAGCTTCCGAGACCGGAACCGTCGCAACCTTCGGCGGCATCCAGATTCCTACGGTCACCATCTTCATGGACGGCTTCGCAGATGGCGTTGCCAAGTTCAACGAGGACAAGGGCGAGAACGTCAAGCTGCTGGGCTGGGACAAGAAGAAGCAGAACGGCACCTTCTCCGGCGACTTCGAAAAGCAGGACAAGGGCAAGCAGATCACCAAGAACTTCATCTCGGCCGGAGCCGACGTGATCATGCCTGTGGCCGGCCCAGTGGGCAAGGGCGCTGGCGCTGCAGTGGCCGAAGCCAACAAGGGCGGCGAAGAGGCCAAGCTCATCTGGGTTGACTCCGATGGCTACCTGACCGCACCTGATTACAAGGAATACATGCTGACCTCGGTCGTGAAGACCATGGACCAGGCTGTTGAAGACGTGATCAAGGCTGACGCCGAGGGCAACTTCGACGCCACCCCATATGTCGGCACCCTGGAAAACGAAGGTGTCGCACTGGCACCATTCCACGATTTCGACTCCGCCATCGGCGAGGACACCAAGAAGGAGATCGAAGCCCTGAAGGCACAGATCATCTCCGGTGACCTGAAGGTCGAATCGGCTGCCAGCCCAAAGTAG
- a CDS encoding cytidine deaminase, whose translation MTTNTAPWSQLEAAAAAALSGAYAPYSKFRVGSAAQTSDGRLISGCNIENAAYGVTLCAECSMVGQLFATGGGTLEYFLCFGQLAGGELELITPCGRCRQILFEHRGANLQIKTARGIVGIEDLLPDAFGPQNLNVQGRQ comes from the coding sequence ATGACCACCAACACCGCGCCGTGGTCGCAGCTTGAAGCTGCGGCCGCGGCCGCGCTGTCTGGGGCCTACGCACCCTACTCGAAATTCCGTGTAGGGTCCGCGGCACAGACCAGCGACGGCCGCCTGATTTCCGGCTGCAATATCGAAAACGCCGCCTATGGCGTCACCCTGTGCGCCGAGTGCTCCATGGTCGGCCAGCTCTTCGCCACCGGAGGCGGAACCCTGGAGTATTTCCTGTGCTTCGGCCAGCTCGCCGGCGGGGAACTGGAGCTGATCACCCCGTGCGGACGATGCCGCCAGATCCTCTTCGAGCACCGCGGAGCCAATCTCCAGATCAAGACCGCCCGCGGGATCGTGGGCATCGAAGATCTTTTGCCTGACGCATTCGGGCCGCAGAACCTCAACGTCCAGGGCCGGCAATAA